The segment tgtatatatttatgtataggTGAATAGAATACACCTTGGAGGAAATCTTATGGGGCTGGACACTTTTATTTATCTCACATTGCgttttattaataaactacAAAGTCATTACTGGAGCTCAAAGCATATAAAGCAGCCTGCGTGACAGAACTGTGAACTTCGATAGTCATAATCACATGATTCTCTGTGGAGTTCCTAAGAAAGACAATTCATGGTATTTGCTAACTCTGTCTTCTTTTTCCTTCCTCATAAAAAACTAGTGGCTGGATAGCTACAGTGATGTTTTTCAGCACTAACCTGGGCTCTGCTGTGTTTATGCTGTTCTCTGCATTGCTCTTCACGGTAGACACCCTGCTTATGGGACTGGTCCTGATCAGGGTGAGCATGACACACATTTTACACCAGTTTAACAATTCCTATATTTCGGTACCAGTATGGGAATTCCAAAAGGATCTGATGTTTCTCCTACATATTTGACAGTATAAAGagataacatttttattaatagattACTGACGGAGAGGTCATTGTGCACTGCCAAGCTTCCATTGGCAGAACCATGATTGGGTCCCTTAATCTACAACTGCTTAGTTGTATTCTGTGTCAATCTTAAGAGTATTTTTGATGCATTAATTGTGTATATTTAGGATTTACACACATAATGTCTTTTAACAGAACAAGTATACATTCATAAGCATAAACAAAGatttgctaaaaaataaaattaaagaaatgctGTGTAATATCTCAAGTTTTAATCATGATAAAGGTGAAAAAGCTGCCCAAAGCTCTTCACAAAATGATTAACAGTCAAATGGACAAAGCTACAGAGCCATAACAAATACCTTAAACACTCCTGCCAAGAGAGAGGCCATAAGAAAGTTGGGGAGTGAGTAAGGACGATTCCACAGAAGTCCCAGAAAAGTCCCAGAAAAATGCAATAGCAATTGTAAAGGGTTGACTTTGTTAGTGTTGGGGGCCCAGTATGTTAAGCTTTTAAGGGGCCTAGAATCTGTGGTGGTGCCCATGGCTGCCATGACAGTAGTTTGATAATATGCAGTACAAGTATAACTACTTTTTTTACAATGCACTCTCAAACTATTCTCATAAAATCAGCTTTGTGTAACTGAAATATTACATACATCACTTAAATACACTGGTTTATGGCTTAGTTATGTGAGGTAGAAAGTAAAATTACATTGAAAATTACACATTCGTCCTACTTGTTTCAGATTCACAGGTTATACCGAGGCGGTGGAGGCAGTCTTCAGCGCGCCCAGGAAGAATGGAGCACAGGTGTGTGGAAAAATGCTCCTGTGAGAGAAGCAGCCTTCAATGCCATATCGGAGACTGGCCCGAGTCTCCCCCAGTACCCTGCTTCTGTACCCAGCTACCCAGAAAACAGACCATGGTGATAGATCACAGTGGACTTCAGATGGATCCAGGATGTTCAATTCTCTCTGCGCATTATTCATCTCAATCATTTTATGCTTCTGTGTGAACAGCATCCCTGTGAAATGCTGATAAAGGactaaaaaaaattcctcgTATACTGGTATACAGACTGGATCACGAAAGTGGCCATGTACGAAACATCTCCGTTACATTCCTTTTGATGTACTTGTACATTACTATATAAACACTATCGATTTGATTGATGCTGTTCACACTGAAGTAGTGGCAGCTTTTCTAGAGCCTTTACTTCAAATATGTGaaatttaatactttaaatcacaacaattatatttattttgccaaATGATGCCTTACATAACAAAATTCCCACATTGCAGCCCCCATGAAttgttttcaattttttaaaaagtattttgtttgaatctgtcaatttttttaatttgtctagcctttaaattcaatttagaTGTGCATAGGAGTTGCGTGATTTTCAGCTTGCCAATAACATTTTTTCCCATCTAAGTGCAGTTTTCTTTCCCCTATTTTACTCTCAGCTGGTCAGAATTTCTGCCTTAGCTCTTCAGTTTCTCTATTATATCTAGCATGTATGTTTCTCTATTATATTTTGCATGTGTACTAATATATGTATTTACAGTTGCCAAAAGTTTGGCAAGTTTGGAAGTTGATATCCAGTCAGGCCAAGCAGTTCCTACTGTCTGTTTTCAGATAACCACTGCTTTTAATTTCCGTGCACTGATCATCAGACATCCATTCCTTTAGCTGGCATTGCAGCTGACTATTCTCCTCAATTTTGTAATGTTCCTTTTGGGAGCAATATGTTTACAGAGTGGCCATAGGAACCTTGGTGCAAAACTTTATTCTTACTTGATTAACATGATTAATAACATTTAACTTTCGTTGAATAAGATTGTgactgtgtaaatgtgtaacaAAGATGAATAACTGgggacaatttaataaaaaagaagatttGGTCATTTAATTTGACAGCAAAATAAAGAGTTATTGCGTAAACtgatgtgattaaaaaaaaaagtatatagttGCTTGTTAGTACGTTAGTTACACATATTAATGGCCAACTGCTCAATGGTAAGCCGCTTCGGCGAAAAATGTTGGACAAATGAATGGATGTAAAATACATATCTTCATTGTATCATGATAGTAATGTCACTTTATTAAGCTACTAGGTCCCTTAAGATAAGTATAATGAAGTAATAAATTAGAGTCAGAATTGGGTTTTATTCGCCAAGTATATTGACACAAGGAATTTGATTCTGGCTGTTTGTGGCACTCAAAATAcagacaaacataaaacaaataatagtaATGTATAGATGGGTGtaaaaagcatttatatttatagtttagagtatatttatttatagttagtGCATATAGTCCAGTTCAACTGTTTATAAGGATGATTGCCTGCGGAGAAAAACTGTCTGTTCCTGTCAACTAATAGTCTAATGAGATACTAGACAGATTATAAGTCTCTAAGGTGTACATgcttaactttctttttttaagctaaAATTCATATTAAAGAATAACCCAAACCATTCAAGTGTAAAACTCTGAACGTAAATGTGCTCAGTAAACAATAGTAATCCTAAGTAGGACTGAGCTTTGCTCTcgacaattttaattttttatagcaTGGATTCCACAATTTCTTGAAAACATTAATATGAGATGCTGGTCTGTGTTGACATGATTTCATTCAAAATGTATTCTATTGGATTCAGATTCTCTGTGTTTATGAAACCAGTTTGACATGGCTCCTGCTTAGTGGCATGATGGATTAACATGCTGGAAGTAGCTATTAGAAAATGGGTAAATTATGCCCTACTAAGTGATgcacatggtcagcaacaatactaaGATAGGTTGTGGGATTGGAATGATGACTGGTGTTAACAGACCCAAGGTGTGCCAAAAATATTCCCGGGCCTTTCTACACCTCCTTCACCAGTCTGGACAGTTGACACAAGACTGGATGGGTCCATGACTTTGTGCTGTTGTTTACTGTCCACTGCAGGTTCATctttctgttcttggctgacagaaaTGGAcctttctgctgttgtagcccatttgCGCCAAAGATTGATATATTGCGCATTCTGCAATGTTTTTCTTCTCATCACAATTGTAAAGTGCTTATTTGAGCTACTGTAGCCTTTCTGTTAGCTCGAACCAGTCTGAGCATTCTTGAAAAAAGTACTGAGCTGCTGCACACAGATTttccaatatactgtatatactgtactctcTCATACATATTCTGCAATTAgtgctgtgtactgtacagcCTGCATTACTTTTGTGAATCACAGCGCAGCAGCTCCCCCTagtgttgtgttaaaaaaagaaacagttccTGAAGGAGACGCTGTCAATCATTAATTATCTCGACAAAGCCACAAAAGCAATCCTACATAGCTACTAATATAAACTTCACCACACACAAAACATCAGTGTTTAAGAACATTTACAGTCTTTGAACATGTAAAACGGTTTtagcaaaaacattttcaacatgTCAGTGAACAATCCTATATTGTAAATCTTGTTGCATAGATGTATCACagattatctttattattattatgaatattattaatcatattattatatCGAAATATTGTATTAATGTAGAACCCTGTTTCTTTCACACAAATGTCCTGTGCAGTTCCCAGTCCTCCCATCCCCCATCACATTCACCAGACAAGTAAAACATGGCATGGAGTCGAATGAAGAGGAATGGACTAAATTGATTTTTCACAAGGTGTTGTTTTTTCGGTTTTATTTCGAGGGAACATCGTTTCTTTGgttatttctgatcaaatagTGCGAAAAAGGCATGTTCTATGCACGATTATGTCACTGGACATATAAATGTCGTCATGTAAAATATCGAAAGGagataaaaactaaaacaaaagcaTTGTATGACTTTAGGCTCGGGTTTGTATAACTTATGAAATGGATTTCTGTGCAGCGGAGCGGACTTGCCGGGGCCACGCGCTCTTTCCCACTTCAAGCGTAATGCCCGGTAGTCATGGTGACGTCTGAATTGAAAATACACCGGATTTCGTCGTGAAACAAGACTATTAAACCCGGGTAGGTAAGACCATGAGGTTCAGACATCAGTGGATATATTTAGGAGAACGAGAGGCCTGGTAAGAAGGATAGCCCTAACTGGAATCgctcttttttttccaagtgTACTGTCGTTTTAAATCTTCGCAGCCCGCCTGTTTCTCATTGGCACCGCCCTCTTCGGCACAGACGAGCGCGCTGATTGGATGTCCGGCGCTCTTACTCAATAGCTCCTGCGCGTTCCATTGGTGCGCTGTCGCCTTTCCCTTCAGGCTCTCGCGGGGCTGCTTTGTGAAGATGGCGGCCGAACTAGTGGAAGCGATGGTAAGTAGATGGAGCTATTTTTTAGtgccaaaaaataaaagctcCCTGACACCAAGAGAGACCGGTTATCATTTTTTTGAATGTGTCAAGAAGTGATTCAGAGCGCGGCGCTGAGTTGAGGTCATTTCTCAGATTTGGGAGTCCATAAACTGCGTTTGGCTCTGATGTCTGGACGGAGCTGGGGTTAGCCGCTAGTGGCTAACGTTAGTTGAAATGAATGATGGGACTATTAAAAACACCAGCTCACAAAGTAGGCGCAACACAGAGGAAACCAGGGTGACGcttcttattttaaatcaattcccgcattaaaaagaaaagaagaaaaaaaacagaacatccAGCATTGTCACGTAATCCACATTTTGACGTCAGGAGCAGGAGTAAAGCTAATAAATGAGTAAGGTGTTGAGATGTTGAGCTGAGCCGGTGTCTCCCAGCACTGGTGCCCATGATCTCCTATTGTGCATTATACAGCCAGTGTTAATCATATTCGTGATATTTGGATAACTAGCTCAAATTATGTAAGAGcatttgtttttagaaaacTATATAGTtaaactcgtgtgtgtgtgtgtgttgagtgagTGTGAGATGCCTACATGTGGACACTTGACAGTTTTCAGTTCTGATTTGAGGGTCAATTATGTGGCGgagttttacttgtttatatCTAGGATAAAGTtgctttattataaatatatgcaCCATTCATGTAAAAACTATgtggtaaaatgtaaaattatgaaCTTTTGTCATGAAATCAGTTTATTAGCTGATGGCTAACTTTTGAGGAATCAACATGTTTGTAAACAGCCTTTTTAACACTGTTTTCTCTCTTCTGCACTCCTAGAACATGGTGAAGAGTTTTCGGGTGTCTGACCTGCAGACGCTGCTGGCCTCTATGGGGCGCAGTAAAAGTGGGTTAAAGCAGGACCTTGTGGGGCGAGCTTTGAGACTGGTGCAGACGGAATACAGCCCGGAGCTGCTGAAGAATGTCCGACAGCTCTACGAAACGCGCTTTCCCAAAGCACCTGTATGGGTGGCTGCACGTCGCCCGGAGGGGATACCACCAGTGTCCTATCCAACGATCAACTCATCCCCACGAAGCACAGCCCAGGGCACAGACTACCTCAATGGCATGCCCAAGCTGGCTGCTCCACCAGCAGCTGAAGTTAAACTAGTGCCCTTGCCGTTTTATCACAACTTAGAAACGTTGTTGCCACCAACAGAGCTAGGTACGCCGAGTTTATTCACAAACGTCAAACTAGCTCGTATTATTTGGCTTTTAATTATCAAAGGTCAAAAAGGTTAATTCACTTCTCTGTCATACATTGCAGTTGCACAGAATAGTGAGAAACTACAGGATAGTCAGTGTGTTTTTGAGCTAACACAGAGCCAGATAGACCAGATCCGAAACTCCAGGTGAGTAGATGGTGTGAATTTCACAGATTCTTCATGTTTCTAAACAACATTTTGTGCTCAACATCCTGTCTATTGTAATTTGGGTTTAAATATTGGCACACTTGGTTTGGTATGACTCTATCAGATGATACTAAACTAACACCAAATAACACACTATCATGCATTTCTTGATggcacttctttaaaaaaaatatactgtatgacaaaATGAAACTAAATCTTATGTATGGGTAAAACTGCAAACACGCTTATTTTCCTTTCATGTgtaatttgtttatataataatcacCCTCTGTTTACACATTCATAGTTTACTTTATTAATGCGAAAAGTGGACTAACAGCAAATTATTCTCCACATTTGTGTTCTTAGTGAACTTCGCCCAGGAGTAAAATCAGTCCAGGTGGTTCTTAGGTAAGTATGTTGGACTGTTAAAAGGGATGTTgggtaaattatttttaaacatatctgaGCCATAATCCTGTTTATCTGTTGTTTAGTTTATCCGTAGTAATGTTTTGGGCCACCGTGAGCTGTCAGAACACCTTGGTGATTGATATGTTATGGTGATTGAGAGTGATGTCTAACACAGGCTCAGATGTAATTGGGATTAGATCTGTTTACAATACAGTCCTTAGTATATGATTTATATCAGTATTACCCTCACCAGATTATTCAGTGAGCACTCCTCCTCTAGATTGGGACAGAGTTGTACTAGTAGAGAAGCACTCTGTTTTGATCTCTAAGGGGGCAGCTAAACCCAAACTCTGTCAgcttattcttttttctttttctttttcttttttttttgtcatcatttGTTCATTCCTGCTTCATGCCCTGCACAGACAAATTCAGTGTCCATATTAAATTGTCGACAGTCCTATTTGGCTAACTTAACGATTCGCATAGAATAAATGTGCTGTGCTGATAAGAGACTGAGATTTATTTTGCTAAGCAGATTTGATAGTTCAGACTTgtgtctctctcctctttccagAATCTGTTACACCGACTCCATTGGTGTCCAGGAGGATCAGTACCCTCCCAATATTGCTGTCAAAGTGAATCAGTCATACTGTCATGTTCCCGTAAGTAGGTTTCTATCAAATCTATGAATAGTTGCTTGGCTTTTGGAGTATTAGATATCAATCACCTGCCTAGCTATTGGTTTTGgaaacagctgaaagactaacaacaattACTGTAGTAAATAATACCTGTGGTAGgataaatttttaaattttggcTTTTTGACACTTCAGTTAGGATTCCTAGATTCAATACAGGTTCTTATTTAATCCTCTTAAAggtctttttttatatgaagGGCACCATATTTATTTGCTGTGTttggagcatttttttttttttcagatatatTGTGCACGGTTATTATTCTTTAACATTTGGCTAATTTCCTCTCTATTGCTTCATCCTTTATCGATTCTAGGGTTATTATCCTTCCAATAAACCAGGTGTGGAGCCTCGTCGTCCCTGTCGCCCTATAAACATCACCCCGTGGCTTCATCTCTCGACAGCCACCAACAGAGTCACTATCACATGGGGCAACTTTGGAAAGGTATAATGtgaagacaataaaaaaaaaaaaggcaaaataagaGTAATAAATGTAGTCTTGTACAAAACAGAGTATTTTAGTTAATCGTCAAGAGTGTTcctttaagaataaaaataattggaaATTTGCTGTTGATTAAGACGTTTGGCCTAGAAACCATGAacttttcaaattaaaaaattgCCCCGGCAGCCTTCTAATGTTCAGAGTGGTCGAGACTTCCCtgtcattatttttaagtattagtcagtttttattgtgtatataatgtgcgtacattttatttttgaaggTTATATATTCAAACTTTGCATTCACTAAACACAgattttacagtacagtatgtacagatTGTGGCTATTTAAAacttgcatgtaaaaaaaaaaagttacatgttAATTGTTACATGATGGCTGTAACtcattgttaaatgttaaacattacTGTATGCACAATGACTTGTGTCCTGCTTGCAGCGGTATTCTGTGGCTGTGTACCTGGTGAGGGTCTTCACATCTGCAGAGCTCTTCAACCAACTTAAGCACTGCTCAGTCGAGAGCGCCGAGCGATGTCGTGAACGCAGTACGAAACCATAAACCAGAAGCTTTATTAACCTATAAATGCTTCAAATTGTGTTGTTTACCTCTGactaagataaataaaatatcttctAAATTGAACTCTCCTTTGTTTGCAGTTCAAGACAAGCTACGTTTCGATCCAGAGAGCGAGATTGCCACTACAGGACTGAGGGTGTCTTTGATCTGTCCAGTATGTACTTGTTCTTTATTCATTTggtatttcttttcatttcatcGTTAAAATGTCATGAATTAAACTGGAGCAAACATGGCTCAATGCTAGGACAATATTTTATCCACATGAGAAAAATGTCTTAATTACAGATTTAATTGCCCTTCGTGTTGTTTCTGGAAGTTGTAATAAtcatgtagttaaaaaaaaataattccatgCAGTGAAACtggcttattattttttttccctaaaaacaGTTattaagagaaaagaagaatgtCATCCACATTACACGCAGCAAAAGATTGTAGTTagaaattattcatttaaatgtacttatttataaataattggtaataaaatacttattttctcaGTGTACATTTTTAGGAAGTCTTTATTTAGTCAGACGTTTAGGATGTGTGGCTCAACCATATGAATAAATGCTTTTAAGAAAAGTGAGCCATCTTTTAAGACTGttgttttccaaaaaaattagtttttgaaaaagtatacataatGGCCACCGTTCCTATATCTCATCAGCTGGTAAAGATGCGTTTGGGAGTGCCATGCCGGGCACTCACCTGCGCTCACTTGCAGTGTTTCGATGCCGTCTTCTTCTTGCAAATGAACGAGAAGAAGCCCACATGGACGTGCCCTGTGTGTGACAAACCTGCTCCATTTGAGCTGCTCACCATTGATGGGTAAGCTTAGGGTGTTGGTGAGTTTTCTTACAGTACAAGctgagacataaaaaaaaaaaaaaacattttaaacgcttttttttccagattgcTTTCTGAAATCCTGAAGGAGACTGAAGATGTGGAGGAGATTGAGTATTTGACTGATGGCTCATGGAGACCAATCAGAGACGACAAGGAAAAGGATAGGGAGCGGGAAAATAACCACACTCCAGAGTATCCGGTTGTGGATATATGTAAGATTTTCCTTTGTGCCTAAAAAAAGGACTTGGTAGCTATGAAGAAactagaaaaaattattattattttttttacatttttgttttattcttttggtAGGCAATATAATCCAAATTCACATCTAAATCAGTTTATGGCTAAAGGGTCTTGCAGAATGGTGGCTTCTGCCACAGCAGTCCGATGGTCTCAGCAGTCCGATCACAAGAGCAGAACGTTAATTACTGAGCACTGTCTGCCTTGCACATGtatattctttttgtttttcacgtTTCACCTATAGCAGAAGAAAATCTAGCTCTCCATGCATCTGTAGTTTAAACAGGAGGGGTAGGGTAAGCCACTTGTATGACAGGAGAAAAATGCCAGGAAAGGTATTGCTgcagtttatttattagttaatttATTATCAATTCAGTTGTAGTTTTCCTCACCGGCATCAGTGGATAGGGGTGCCCTTCTGGCAGGTGATGAAGATCGTACCAGTACTGGATCCTCCTCCCAACTTGAACTGGCGttctattacttttttttttttttttggggtttcCCACAATTCCCGTTTTTCCGATTTAACACTTTGCAGGCATTTCTACCTCGATTCTGCTCACTTGGCACAAAACTTGTACAAAGTGAAAAAATGTTCACAGTATCTTTTGAGCACTATGGGATGAAGTAAACCGCCACACAAAATCCACCATCTTTTTATTCACCTAGCCCTCAGGATTTCGGTCTGATCAGAAAACAAGATGTCATGTCAAATGGCTCAATATCTCTGCTATTTTGGAAAATATCATgttaatcaaatttaattaacctttataaatataaacccAAACTCCAGACATATCCACAGAGAATAAACTGCATTTTACAGATGAGAGGCAGTGAATCAGCAAAATTGAcctccatctctccctctcgcGCTGATGCTTGCTCAAGTTTGCACTAACCCAAATCGGGGAGCTGGGTCATCTACCTTGTTTAATCTTTAAATGGACAAGATTGCTTGAATGAGTTATAAAGGTTTGTTTGGGACCTGATGGCAACTGGATTTTTACATCAATTAATTTTGCACTGTGGCTGATCTAATGGTTTTTTCGATCACAAAAATGCCACCCCCGCCCCAGTTATTGAATTACACTCACAAAACTAAACATCCAGCAagtttaaagccttttctcagcaACCATCCAAGAAACAAACCTAGCTTCTATGATTCCTGAGCTATATGAGACTCATAGGACTGTGTTGCCATTTAGTTAATGTAAGATATCAGGTTACATTTGCTCTGTTTGTGAGTTTGCTGGCCATGCCCCTAAAGTCACTCACACTTTCTGGTGCTCGTATGAAATGTTTCTGTAAGAATGTATCTTTTTGACCAATATTCACAATTTCTTCAGGAGTTCTATCTagtttaatttcttttacatGGTGTAGTCGGCATTTTGAAGTTGGTGCCATACTCCTGAATATTAAAATCAGTCAATCATGCAGATACCCGTCAAGTGTTTCACTTTGTTAACATTAAACATCAaaaatcattaaacattttttagatGGTAACATTCTTCCAGACGTCCACTCATACCCCATCCCCTACACTACAATCTTAGTATTCCTGTTCGCTTTACTGGTACTGTAAGAGATCCTGCAAGGCATCATTGTCTATTAGCTGGATTTCCATTTACAGTACTCCATATAATCTTGCAAGATCTCATCCCCTTCATCACAGCCATCAACAGTGGCTCTATAATGTCTAGTGTTTTAAAAGATCAAGGGTTACTGCCATCCTATAGGATCCCGCTCTGGATCCATCAGGTGTAAGCAACCCCTGACCAATATCACTTCTATCTTTCTAAAATCGTCAGATCACCACAAAAATCCTTCCCCAACAGTGTTTTAGACTAATAGTGTTTTAACAAATTTGTGACTAAAAGTACAATTTGGCTGTATTTATTGATGGAGACTTCAAGTACttctgtaagtcgctctggctggatgcatctgccaaatgctctAAATGTAAACTTGTGATCCTTTGTGACTAGCACAGCATGGTTGTTAGTGTAAAATGGGCTCCTGCATTTTCCTCTGACCCCTCTTATCAAACACTTTGTTGATAAGGGGATCAGAGAAAAATGTCCAGATTGGTTCAGCTAATAAACGTATCTGAAGCTATCATGGGCACCAGAGATCAGCAGTTCTAGAAATAATCAAACTGGCACCATCAGTTATTTATCATGGTCAAAAACACTGATTCTAATGGTTGATATGAACATTACCTGAAGCTGATGGCCCATAAATTAAGATATTTTTCACTTCTCTCATTTCAGGTGTTCCTGAGACGAATGGCCACTCCCCAGCACACAGCAGTACAAGCCAGACAGGACGATCTGCATCGGGCGCCTCGGCAGCAGGCACAGGTGGTGCCAGTGCACCTTCAGGTGGAGGGGCAGTAGTGGACCTTACGCTGGATGACTCCTCAGATGAGGAAGAGGGTGGAGGGGGGGCTGGGGACAGCGAGGACACAGAGGACAGCCAGGACAGCCCAGCACCTAAGAGGGGCCGATACGATTATGACAAAGATCTTGTCACTGCATACTGAAACGGGCTGCAGATTACGGACAGTGGGAGAGGGGATATGGGTTCATTTCTCTcctaaaacacattttcccaaaaTACTCAAACATAAGAACATGTGCACAAACTGTTGACCTCTGGAGCAGGTGGGCATCCTCATGACACCACTGGAAATCCTTAGATGCCCACCAAAGCCATCCTCTTGTCTTCTCCACAACATCTTAATactgttttttccctttaaataaCTATGGAGGAGTTATAAACCACCTTTGATTCTTTCTCTTCCGTCTCCCATACACTTTGTATTTCCAGCCCAAACCACTTAGCCTCATAGTCACTATAGGCATTTTAGCTTTCACCATAGACAAGCTCTGTGAGGAGATGCTTAAAAAGATTTATTGTCAGCAATAGAAGGTCAAAACCAGTAGTGACTTATACAAACTGCAAGTTAGATTAAAAAGAAAccttaaatatgaataaaaaattcacAGCCTATAATTAATACTAAGGCATTTCCATTGGGTTTAGATGTATTGTGGAGCAGCTGTTATCCAAAAGCCAAAATAAATATCAGCTGGTTCTGTAATTATGCATGGTTTGGTCAGATTTGGAAGGTAAgggtttgttcatttatttatttttctccccTTTATTTGCTTGTTTCATGGAAATTGACAACCTACCTCAGTCTAAAGGCAAACTTGACCACAACTTGAAAGGCTAGACAACATgacttgatttattattattattttttaaatactcagtAACACTGGAAAGAAAAATCATTCATACTTCATTCTGTGCCCCTAGAATTCTCACTAAAACAGCCCTGGACTTTTCTCATAAGCGATGGATTTCCAATATTGCTCACAGACATGTGTGCTGCGCCTTGTCATCTAGCTGAAATAAAGTATGCTGTCTCATCATCAGTCAACACTTGGAACTGAGAACTTTTGAATTTGATGTTCCAGCGGGTAAATATTGTACAGTAGGAGCTAATGAGTATGTATCTGAACTTAAACAAATGATTGCAAGTCTCGGAGTCTCACATTTTGGCTTTGCTAACTAAGACTGTGAAGTATATGCAGCTGCTCTAATGAGAACTTAACCTT is part of the Clarias gariepinus isolate MV-2021 ecotype Netherlands chromosome 15, CGAR_prim_01v2, whole genome shotgun sequence genome and harbors:
- the pias4a gene encoding E3 SUMO-protein ligase PIAS4-A — encoded protein: MAAELVEAMNMVKSFRVSDLQTLLASMGRSKSGLKQDLVGRALRLVQTEYSPELLKNVRQLYETRFPKAPVWVAARRPEGIPPVSYPTINSSPRSTAQGTDYLNGMPKLAAPPAAEVKLVPLPFYHNLETLLPPTELVAQNSEKLQDSQCVFELTQSQIDQIRNSSELRPGVKSVQVVLRICYTDSIGVQEDQYPPNIAVKVNQSYCHVPGYYPSNKPGVEPRRPCRPINITPWLHLSTATNRVTITWGNFGKRYSVAVYLVRVFTSAELFNQLKHCSVESAERCRERIQDKLRFDPESEIATTGLRVSLICPLVKMRLGVPCRALTCAHLQCFDAVFFLQMNEKKPTWTCPVCDKPAPFELLTIDGLLSEILKETEDVEEIEYLTDGSWRPIRDDKEKDRERENNHTPEYPVVDICVPETNGHSPAHSSTSQTGRSASGASAAGTGGASAPSGGGAVVDLTLDDSSDEEEGGGGAGDSEDTEDSQDSPAPKRGRYDYDKDLVTAY